One Trichomycterus rosablanca isolate fTriRos1 chromosome 12, fTriRos1.hap1, whole genome shotgun sequence DNA window includes the following coding sequences:
- the LOC134324609 gene encoding G2/M phase-specific E3 ubiquitin-protein ligase-like: METTCYSKYTKLYAPIVVEDEVDSSSNEDSCDVPKDAEVEQQSVLDIIANLALQIDRHAVSRFNICRSDVWDGAVRGFKRGTFSENKDILVRFSDDGGRFEEGLDTGGPKREFLTLLMKRLSKRPIFDGPVDSRYLIYNSTAIREDEYILAGKMIAVSIIHGGPGPNFLSKDLVSYISGQSSFTSTIGDISDEEIGKVLQQIENASSLQSLQDLIVQNSTMLQTAGCFKHVRSVEEKQSIVKEYLRWYIIERNHRAIERFKDGFASLHFLTALQQHLIALTPVLCHSHVKLSATDIENLFQPQLSPDGSNRRVLEDKTRSFWADYLLDCDENDSSVTLDEIFMFATGVPHIPPAGMDPRPCLQFLTSSKFPMANTCANTLKLPLLDSYNTFKANMNFGIKNSPGFGCF, from the exons ATGGAAACTACATGCTATAG CAAATACACAAAACTATATGCGCCCATTGTAGTAGAGGATGAGGTAGACTCTAGCAGTAATGAGGACAGCTGTGATGTTCCAAAGGATGCAGA GGTGGAACAGCAGTCTGTATTGGACATAATTGCAAACCTGGCACTCCAGATTGACCGCCATGCTGTCAGCAGATTTAACATTTGTCGCTCTGACGTCTGGGATGGAGCTGTCAGGGGATTCAAAAGGGGAACATTCTCTGAAAACAAGGACATCCTAGTGAGGTTTTCTGATGATGGAGGCAGGTTTGAGGAAGGCCTAGATACAGGTGGCCCAAAAAGAGAATTCCTCACACTTCTGATGAAAAGACTGAGTAAACGACCCATATTTGATGGTCCTGTAGATAGCCGCTACCTCATCTACAATTCAACAG CAATCAGAGAGGATGAATATATTTTGGCAGGGAAGATGATAGCTGTGTCCATCATACATGGTGGGCCTGGCCCAAATTTTCTCTCTAAAGATCTGGTCAGCTACATCTCAGGGCAGTCCAGTTTCACCTCAACTATAGGAGACATATCAGATGAAGAAATAGGGAAAGTTCTGCAACAG ATTGAGAATGCATCCTCATTGCAGAGCCTGCAAGACCTGATTGTACAAAACAGTACCATGTTGCAAACTGCAGGGTGTTTTAAACATGTGAGGTCAGTAGAGGAAAAGCAATCAATTGTGAAGGAGTACCTTAGGTGGTACATTATTGAAAGGAACCACAGAGCAATTGAAAG atTCAAAGATGGATTTGCTAGCTTGCACTTTTTAACAGCACTGCAGCAGCATCTTATAGCCCTGACCCCTGTTCTCTGCCattcacatgtaaagttatctgCAACAGACATTGAAAATCTGTTCCAACCACAACTTAGTCCAGATGGAAGCAACAGGAGGGTCCTGGAGGACAAAACAAGAAGTTTCTGGGCAGACTATCTCCTTGATTGCGATG AAAATGACAGTTCAGTAACCTTGGATGAGATCTTCATGTTTGCCACAGGTGTGCCACACATTCCTCCTGCTGGAATGGATCCTCGGCCATGCCTTCAATTCCTCACCAGTTCAAAATTCCCTATGGCAAATACATGTGCCAACACTTTAAAGCTGCCTCTCCTGGACAGCTACAACACTTTTAAGGCCAATATGAACTTTGGGATTAAGAATTCCCCTGGCTTTGGATGCTTCTAG